In a genomic window of Alcanivorax sp.:
- a CDS encoding IS3 family transposase: MRWCGDITYIWTGKGWSYLAVVLDLYARRVVGWAISSHPDADLVVKALDHAWEQRGQPEKVMFHSDQGSQYASRMFRQRLWRYRMQQSMSRRGNCWDNAPMERLFRSLKSEWVPTMGYRNLPEAKKDIGDYLMGYYNHHRPHSYNGGIAPAVAEEKPKSLSGIS; the protein is encoded by the coding sequence ATCAGGTGGTGTGGAGATATCACCTATATCTGGACGGGGAAAGGCTGGAGTTACCTGGCTGTCGTGCTGGATCTCTACGCCCGGCGAGTTGTGGGCTGGGCCATCTCCAGCCACCCGGATGCAGATCTGGTGGTGAAGGCCCTGGATCATGCCTGGGAGCAACGAGGTCAGCCTGAGAAAGTCATGTTCCACTCGGATCAGGGCAGCCAATATGCCAGTCGCATGTTCCGGCAGCGGTTGTGGCGCTATCGGATGCAGCAAAGCATGAGCCGGCGGGGCAACTGCTGGGATAATGCGCCAATGGAAAGGCTGTTCCGTAGCCTGAAGTCAGAATGGGTGCCGACAATGGGCTACCGCAACTTGCCTGAAGCAAAGAAAGATATCGGTGACTATCTGATGGGTTACTACAATCACCACAGGCCACACAGCTACAACGGCGGAATCGCCCCTGCGGTGGCAGAAGAAAAACCTAAATCACTGTCCGGGATTAGTTGA
- a CDS encoding MBL fold metallo-hydrolase, producing the protein MSEIRTSVTLHRGADTIGGSCIRISHGKDSIILDYGMPLMAAGGRELDAAATKAPSLENQILLDVVSNDNRPLAFIISHAHPDHYGLIDYVPGDIPVFISEAAKVLMEVGNAFYDGSMRVARLDGCRTYRPGKVFEVGPFKVTAFLMDHSAFGACSLLVEVDGKAVFYTGDFRGHGRKSATLDYVINAVREPDVMLMEGTTLDDGHPSTFPDEGSIEQALVDLMTSQEAPVFVAGSGSNIDRTVSLYRAARRSGRELVIDLYQMILLDKLKALSPGLPPHANDHLKVYYPKNQRDTVVRQWGEGYLLRYAPRHINRSKVDFSSGKYLFRVSNGVTKSLCRGFMEAGVKPELVYSMWNGYREKQDAFSRIEELAGAKWQYLHTSGHAYLHTLKRLADGVAPKRLVPVHTLNAADFDRHFENTHQMSNGDELVL; encoded by the coding sequence ATGAGCGAGATCAGGACTAGCGTTACGTTGCACAGGGGAGCGGATACGATTGGCGGCAGCTGTATCCGCATATCTCATGGCAAGGATTCCATCATCCTCGATTATGGCATGCCCTTGATGGCCGCCGGCGGGCGCGAGCTTGATGCTGCAGCCACAAAGGCCCCCAGTCTGGAAAACCAAATTCTCCTTGATGTGGTCAGCAACGATAATCGGCCTCTGGCTTTTATCATCAGCCATGCTCACCCGGACCACTATGGTCTGATCGACTACGTGCCTGGGGACATTCCGGTTTTTATCAGTGAGGCAGCCAAAGTGCTGATGGAAGTCGGTAATGCCTTCTACGATGGCTCCATGAGGGTTGCCCGGTTGGATGGATGCAGGACGTATCGCCCGGGGAAGGTCTTCGAGGTTGGTCCTTTCAAAGTCACTGCTTTCCTGATGGATCACTCGGCATTCGGTGCCTGCAGCCTGCTTGTGGAGGTGGATGGAAAAGCCGTCTTCTATACCGGGGATTTCCGCGGGCACGGACGCAAATCCGCAACTCTCGATTACGTGATCAATGCTGTCAGAGAGCCGGATGTCATGTTGATGGAGGGCACGACGCTGGATGATGGGCATCCCTCCACCTTTCCTGACGAAGGATCCATCGAGCAGGCGCTGGTTGACCTGATGACCAGTCAGGAGGCTCCGGTGTTCGTGGCAGGCTCGGGCAGCAATATCGACAGAACAGTGAGCCTTTATCGTGCGGCCAGGCGTTCGGGAAGGGAGCTGGTGATCGATCTCTATCAGATGATCCTTCTGGATAAACTGAAGGCCCTATCTCCGGGGCTTCCTCCCCACGCCAATGATCACCTGAAGGTGTATTACCCCAAAAATCAGCGTGATACTGTGGTTCGTCAGTGGGGAGAAGGCTATCTGCTGCGGTATGCACCAAGGCATATCAATCGATCGAAGGTTGATTTCAGCTCGGGAAAGTACCTTTTCAGAGTCTCAAATGGGGTCACAAAAAGTCTGTGCCGGGGTTTCATGGAGGCAGGAGTGAAGCCCGAGCTGGTGTATTCAATGTGGAACGGTTACAGGGAAAAGCAGGATGCATTCTCAAGAATTGAGGAGCTTGCGGGTGCGAAGTGGCAATACCTACACACCAGTGGCCATGCGTATCTCCATACATTGAAGAGGCTGGCGGATGGGGTTGCGCCGAAGCGACTGGTTCCGGTGCACACCTTGAATGCCGCTGATTTTGATCGTCATTTTGAGAATACTCATCAAATGAGCAACGGTGATGAGCTGGTGCTATAG